A genomic region of Pirellulales bacterium contains the following coding sequences:
- a CDS encoding class II fumarate hydratase, with translation MTEYRIEHDSMGDVRVSAAAYYGAQTQRAVENFPISGWPLPPDLIHALGLVKFAAGVANHDLKKLTASGKNPITYEQVEAMLAACREVYEGKFDDQFPIDVFQTGSGTSSNMNANEVIASRATELTGGDRFAPKKAIHANDHVNMGQSTNDMFPTAIHVAVALAIKNRLLPALRRFHETLAEKSRAWDRIIKIGRTHLADATPLRLGQEIGGLARQLGLSLERAERAIAAVLELPAGGTAVGSGINTHAEFGRRVAAVLATETGIPFVEAKNHFEANAQRDGLVECHGQLRAIAVTLFNVANNIRWLGSGPRCGFYEVMLPDRQPGSSIMPGKVNPVMCESMMQVTARVMGNDQVVAFSGATGGQFQLNIMMPVMGHSTLESIRLLASATEAFVDFCAVEMEANAAACEAAVEKSLSMVTSLNPYIGYERAAALAKEAFKTGKTIRELCREQRILSDDELAKALDPWSMTEPHG, from the coding sequence ATGACTGAATATCGGATCGAGCACGACTCGATGGGGGATGTCCGAGTGTCGGCGGCGGCGTATTACGGCGCGCAGACGCAGCGGGCCGTCGAGAATTTTCCGATTTCCGGCTGGCCGCTGCCGCCGGATTTGATTCATGCCCTGGGGCTCGTGAAGTTTGCCGCCGGCGTGGCAAATCACGATCTAAAGAAGCTGACAGCCAGCGGCAAGAACCCGATCACGTACGAGCAGGTCGAGGCAATGCTCGCCGCCTGCCGTGAGGTGTACGAAGGGAAGTTCGACGACCAATTCCCGATCGACGTCTTTCAAACGGGCTCCGGCACGTCGAGCAACATGAACGCCAACGAGGTGATCGCCAGCCGCGCGACCGAGTTGACCGGCGGCGATCGCTTCGCCCCGAAGAAAGCGATCCATGCCAACGACCATGTGAACATGGGGCAGTCCACCAACGACATGTTCCCCACGGCCATCCACGTCGCCGTGGCGCTGGCGATCAAGAATCGGTTGCTCCCGGCCCTGCGACGGTTTCACGAAACGCTTGCCGAAAAGTCGCGGGCGTGGGACCGAATCATCAAGATCGGCCGGACGCATCTGGCCGACGCCACTCCGCTGCGGCTCGGCCAGGAAATCGGCGGCCTCGCGCGGCAATTGGGGCTATCGCTCGAACGGGCCGAGCGGGCGATCGCGGCCGTCTTGGAATTGCCCGCCGGCGGAACGGCCGTCGGCTCGGGTATCAACACGCACGCGGAATTCGGCCGCCGCGTGGCCGCCGTGCTCGCCACGGAGACCGGCATCCCGTTCGTCGAGGCGAAAAACCACTTCGAGGCCAACGCCCAGCGCGACGGGCTGGTCGAATGCCACGGCCAACTTCGCGCGATCGCCGTCACGCTCTTCAACGTGGCGAACAACATCCGCTGGCTCGGCTCTGGGCCGCGCTGCGGGTTCTATGAAGTGATGCTACCCGATCGCCAGCCGGGCAGCTCGATCATGCCGGGCAAGGTGAACCCCGTGATGTGCGAGAGCATGATGCAAGTCACCGCCCGCGTGATGGGGAACGATCAGGTGGTGGCCTTCTCCGGCGCGACCGGCGGGCAATTCCAGCTCAATATCATGATGCCGGTGATGGGCCACTCGACGCTCGAGAGCATCCGCCTCCTGGCTTCCGCGACCGAGGCCTTCGTCGATTTCTGCGCCGTGGAAATGGAAGCCAACGCCGCGGCCTGCGAAGCCGCGGTCGAAAAGAGTCTCTCGATGGTCACGAGCTTGAACCCTTATATCGGCTACGAACGCGCCGCCGCGCTGGCCAAGGAAGCCTTCAAGACCGGCAAAACGATCCGCGAACTCTGCCGAGAACAAAGAATCCTCTCCGACGACGAACTGGCCAAAGCCCTCGACCCCTGGAGCATGACCGAGCCGCACGGCTAG